The proteins below are encoded in one region of Polynucleobacter sp. AP-Nino-20-G2:
- the prmB gene encoding 50S ribosomal protein L3 N(5)-glutamine methyltransferase, with protein MDPSPQQSLTLDQCIDQIAQQLEAADLHYGHGAIDAQSEALWIASKQLDLSPADALDHLDHIMSVEQMSKALEVTKTRITTRKPLAYILGEAWLMSVPFYSSEQSIVPRSWIAELIVDGSLEPWLPADGKALDLCTGNGSLAILLALACPDIRVSACDISLPALAVASRNLDRHGLTSQVELFDGDLWEALPEPHDDNRFDLIICNPPYVNADSMNALPAEYHAEPALALAGGNDGMDLIRKIIAGAPDYLSERGAILIEIGNEYENFKKAFPQIPVIWMEVSAGDEQVLLIQAEDLR; from the coding sequence ATGGACCCTTCGCCCCAGCAATCGCTCACACTTGATCAATGTATTGATCAAATCGCACAACAACTAGAAGCTGCAGATCTGCATTATGGTCATGGTGCAATTGATGCCCAGAGTGAGGCTTTGTGGATCGCCAGCAAGCAACTAGATTTAAGCCCTGCAGACGCACTTGATCATCTTGATCACATCATGAGCGTTGAGCAAATGAGCAAGGCGCTTGAGGTTACCAAAACCCGCATTACGACACGCAAACCATTAGCCTACATCTTAGGTGAGGCCTGGTTAATGAGTGTTCCTTTCTATTCCAGCGAACAAAGCATTGTTCCTCGCTCCTGGATTGCTGAGTTGATTGTGGACGGCTCACTTGAGCCTTGGTTACCTGCTGATGGTAAAGCCTTGGACCTCTGTACTGGCAATGGCTCGCTAGCTATTTTGCTAGCACTAGCCTGCCCAGATATTCGTGTCAGCGCTTGCGATATTAGCCTGCCTGCCCTGGCAGTGGCCTCTCGCAACCTCGATCGCCACGGGCTAACTTCCCAGGTTGAGTTATTTGATGGCGATCTCTGGGAGGCATTGCCAGAGCCGCATGATGACAATCGTTTTGATCTCATCATCTGCAATCCACCTTATGTCAATGCAGACTCGATGAACGCCTTGCCGGCTGAATATCATGCCGAACCCGCCCTTGCATTAGCCGGTGGAAATGATGGCATGGATCTCATTCGCAAAATTATTGCTGGAGCGCCAGACTACCTCTCTGAGCGTGGTGCGATTTTGATTGAGATCGGCAATGAGTATGAGAACTTCAAAAAAGCGTTCCCGCAAATTCCTGTCATTTGGATGGAAGTCTCTGCAGGTGACGAGCAGGTGCTACTCATTCAAGCGGAAGACTTGCGTTAA
- the radA gene encoding DNA repair protein RadA codes for MAKIKTIYICQSCGGTSAKWQGQCPSCQAWNTLEEGLPEVSSNSRFQGLAQSLPRQKLSAISAEDLPRFSTGVEEFDRVLGGGLVPGGVVLLGGDPGIGKSTLLLQALAEMSAAGMNVLYSSGEESAAQIALRAKRIALDAPQLEVLAEIQLEKLLSIMDTVKPQVLVVDSIQTLYSEVLSSAPGSVAQVRECAAQLTRAAKSSGICVLMVGHVTKDGHLAGPRVLEHIVDTVLYFEGDTHSSFRLVRSIKNRFGAVNELGVFAMTEKGLRGVANPSAIFLSQHAEMVPGACVLVTQEGSRPLLVEIQALVDTAHIPNPRRLAVGLEQARLAMLLAVLHRHAGVACFDQDVFLNAVGGVKISEPAADLAVLLAIQSSIRNKALPKELIVFGEVGLAGEIRPCPRGQERLKEAAKLGFTVAIIPKANMPKTKIPGLKVIPVERIDQAISAAAELS; via the coding sequence AATTCTCGCTTTCAAGGTCTGGCGCAATCTTTGCCTCGTCAAAAGTTATCCGCTATTTCGGCAGAGGATTTGCCTAGATTTAGTACTGGCGTAGAAGAATTTGATCGTGTCTTAGGTGGTGGATTAGTTCCTGGCGGGGTGGTCCTATTGGGTGGTGATCCAGGTATTGGTAAATCCACCTTATTGCTGCAAGCGCTTGCCGAAATGAGTGCGGCCGGCATGAATGTCCTCTATAGCAGTGGTGAAGAGTCTGCGGCTCAAATTGCCTTGCGAGCCAAACGCATTGCTCTAGATGCGCCGCAACTCGAAGTACTCGCCGAAATTCAGTTAGAGAAGCTCCTCTCCATTATGGATACCGTGAAGCCCCAGGTATTGGTGGTGGATTCAATTCAGACGCTGTATTCAGAGGTATTGAGTTCTGCTCCAGGCTCTGTGGCTCAGGTTCGTGAATGCGCTGCGCAGTTAACGAGAGCGGCAAAGTCAAGTGGCATTTGCGTGCTGATGGTTGGGCACGTCACTAAAGACGGCCATTTAGCGGGTCCCCGAGTACTTGAACATATTGTGGATACGGTTTTATATTTTGAGGGCGATACACACTCTTCATTCAGGTTGGTGCGCTCCATCAAGAATCGTTTTGGCGCCGTGAATGAGTTGGGTGTTTTTGCTATGACGGAAAAGGGCTTGCGCGGTGTCGCCAATCCTTCGGCGATTTTCCTATCTCAACATGCAGAGATGGTACCTGGTGCCTGCGTACTGGTTACGCAAGAAGGTAGTCGTCCATTGTTAGTGGAGATTCAGGCGCTCGTTGATACGGCGCACATCCCCAACCCAAGAAGGCTGGCTGTGGGCTTAGAGCAGGCTCGCTTGGCAATGCTCTTGGCTGTACTGCATCGCCATGCTGGCGTTGCTTGCTTTGATCAGGATGTTTTCTTAAACGCGGTTGGTGGTGTCAAGATTTCAGAGCCGGCCGCTGACTTAGCGGTATTGTTGGCGATTCAGTCCTCTATACGCAACAAGGCATTGCCTAAAGAGTTAATCGTATTTGGAGAGGTTGGTTTGGCCGGAGAGATTCGTCCTTGCCCACGTGGTCAAGAGCGCTTGAAGGAGGCTGCAAAGCTTGGCTTTACGGTAGCCATCATTCCAAAAGCAAACATGCCTAAGACTAAGATTCCTGGATTAAAGGTGATTCCGGTGGAGCGCATTGATCAAGCTATCTCTGCTGCTGCAGAGCTGAGCTAG
- the dapE gene encoding succinyl-diaminopimelate desuccinylase: MSATLELTEALIACRSVTPADGGCQELIAKRLQAIGFHTESVVSGPENFQVTNLWAIKKGSAGDQGKVLMFAGHTDVVPTGPLEKWDSDPFTPTIRDGMLYGRGAADMKTSLAGFVVATEEFVVTHPNHKGSIAFLITSDEEGPANDGTVIMCDRLQKQGQRLDYCVIGEPTSVDQLGDMIKNGRRGSLSGKLRVKGIQAHIAYPHLGRNPIHLSAPAIQSLVETEWDKGNQYFQPTSFQISNIHAGTGANNVIPGELTIDFNFRFSTESKPEELRSRLENILSSAGLDFEIDWVLGGSPFITGDGDLAGALRMAIKAETKLDTELSTTGGTSDGRFIAKICNEVVEFGPLNATSHKINECVIVDDVVPLKNIYRKTLEQLIA, encoded by the coding sequence ATGAGCGCCACTCTTGAGTTAACTGAAGCCCTAATCGCCTGTCGTTCAGTAACCCCGGCAGATGGAGGTTGTCAGGAGCTGATTGCCAAGCGACTTCAGGCAATCGGCTTTCATACCGAGAGTGTCGTCAGTGGACCCGAGAATTTTCAAGTAACCAATTTGTGGGCAATCAAAAAAGGTAGCGCCGGGGATCAAGGCAAAGTCTTGATGTTTGCAGGCCACACTGACGTTGTCCCAACAGGCCCCCTGGAAAAATGGGACAGCGATCCATTTACCCCAACAATTCGAGATGGCATGCTCTACGGCCGTGGCGCTGCGGATATGAAAACATCCTTAGCCGGTTTTGTTGTAGCTACCGAAGAATTTGTAGTGACCCACCCAAACCACAAAGGCTCCATTGCCTTTTTAATCACCAGCGATGAAGAGGGCCCTGCAAATGATGGCACCGTCATCATGTGTGATCGCCTGCAAAAGCAAGGTCAGCGCCTTGATTACTGCGTGATTGGTGAGCCCACTTCAGTAGATCAATTGGGCGACATGATTAAGAATGGTCGCCGCGGATCGCTTTCCGGAAAGTTGCGAGTTAAAGGCATTCAAGCGCATATCGCCTACCCTCACTTAGGTCGCAATCCAATTCATCTATCTGCCCCAGCGATTCAATCTTTAGTGGAGACTGAATGGGATAAGGGCAACCAATACTTTCAGCCAACCAGCTTTCAGATCTCCAATATCCATGCGGGTACTGGCGCTAACAATGTAATCCCTGGCGAACTCACGATAGATTTCAACTTCCGCTTCTCAACTGAAAGCAAGCCTGAAGAGCTCCGTAGTCGCCTTGAGAACATTCTTAGCTCTGCTGGTCTAGATTTTGAGATTGACTGGGTGCTTGGCGGCAGCCCCTTCATTACAGGCGATGGCGATCTAGCTGGCGCGCTCCGCATGGCGATTAAAGCCGAAACTAAACTTGATACTGAACTCTCCACCACTGGTGGCACTAGCGATGGTCGCTTCATTGCCAAGATTTGCAATGAGGTAGTCGAGTTTGGCCCACTCAATGCCACCAGCCACAAAATCAATGAGTGCGTCATTGTTGATGACGTCGTGCCCCTCAAAAATATTTACCGCAAAACGCTTGAGCAGCTAATTGCTTAA